One region of Syntrophobacter fumaroxidans MPOB genomic DNA includes:
- a CDS encoding response regulator translates to MDKKRARFLVLVADDDEDDCFLLEAAFQEMGNRYDLRFVDDGRDLLDYLYHKGNFADPVRYPRPDLILLDLNMPRIDGRSALRIIKADQKLSTIPILILTTSKEQQDIELTKKAGASSFLAKPNGYDALKKMLEEFCTAILHDPNIPFQVVGC, encoded by the coding sequence ATGGATAAAAAGCGAGCTCGTTTTCTTGTCCTTGTGGCCGATGATGACGAGGACGATTGCTTTCTTCTGGAAGCAGCGTTTCAAGAAATGGGCAACCGCTATGATTTGCGGTTTGTGGATGATGGGCGGGACCTCCTCGATTACCTCTACCACAAGGGGAATTTCGCAGACCCCGTAAGATATCCCCGACCTGATTTGATCCTTCTCGATTTGAATATGCCGCGAATCGATGGCCGCAGCGCACTGCGAATCATCAAGGCAGACCAAAAACTAAGCACGATTCCAATCTTGATTTTGACGACATCGAAGGAGCAACAAGACATCGAATTAACAAAGAAAGCCGGCGCTTCCTCCTTTCTCGCTAAACCGAACGGATACGACGCATTGAAAAAGATGCTTGAAGAGTTCTGCACGGCAATTCTTCACGATCCGAACATTCCCTTCCAAGTAGTCGGCTGTTGA